The segment CGACATCTTCAACCTGCTGGGGTTCGATTGAGCGGCCCGGCGCTCTCCGCGGCGGTCTGGAGCGAGCGACGGGAGTCCGTCGCGCGCCACTTCGACGCGCGGGCCGCCACCTGGGAGCGGCTCACGTTCGGCGGTCCCGTCGGGTGGATCCGCCGCTCGGTCCAGGAGGGCCGCACGCGGATGCGGGTCACCCTGCTGGACGGGCTTCCGCAGGACCTGAGCGGATGCTCGGTGCTGGATGCGGGGTGCGGCGCCGGGCTCATGGCCATGGACCTGGCCGAGCGCGGGGCACGGGTGGTGGCCGTCGATGTCTCCAGCGCCCTGCTGCGCATCGGCGCCGAGCAGTGGGACGCCCGCGGCCGTCCGGGTCGGCTCGAGTTCCGCCATGGCGACCTGCTGGACCTGGGCGAGGAGCGCTTCGACATCGTCGTGGCCATGGATTCGCTGATCCACTATCCGGCGGCGGCCATGCTCGATGCCGTGCGTCGACTGGCGGACCATACCACCGCGGAGATCCGCTTCACCTTCGCCCCCCGCACGCCCTTCCTCGGGGTGATGCACTCCGTGGGCAAGCTCTTCCCCCGGCCGAGCCGCGCGCCCGGCGTGCATCCCCAGGCCGCGCGAGGCGTACGGGACCGGCTGCGCCACGCGCTGCCCGACTGGGACGTGGACACGGTGGGCGAGGTGCGTTCGGGCTTCTATGTGTCCGCCGCGGCCCGCATGGTCCGCGCTGGAGGCGCACGCGCGGTGTCCTCCCGCCCGGAGGCGCACGCGTGACGACGCGGTTCTTCCTCCGCCTGGGTGCCCTGGGCACCCGCTGGCTGCCCTTCGCGGACGCGGCCTCTCCGGAGCTGCCGCTTTCCCGGCTCCTGCGGCTCGGGCTGCTCCAGGGAACGGTGGGGATGTCGCTCGCGTTGCTGGCGGGGACGCTCAACCGGGTGATGATCGTCGAGCTGGCCGTCGCAGCCGTTCTGGTGGCCGTGCTGCTGGCGCTCCCCATGCTGCTCGCGCCGCTGCGGGCGCTGATCGGGCATCGCTCCGACCAGCATCGCTCGGCGTTCGGCTGGCGACGGGTCCCGTATCTGTGGTTCGGCACCCTGGCCCAGTTCGGGGGCTTCGCGATCCTGCCGTTCGGCCTGCTGCTCCTGTCGG is part of the Gemmatimonadota bacterium genome and harbors:
- the bchM gene encoding magnesium protoporphyrin IX methyltransferase is translated as MSGPALSAAVWSERRESVARHFDARAATWERLTFGGPVGWIRRSVQEGRTRMRVTLLDGLPQDLSGCSVLDAGCGAGLMAMDLAERGARVVAVDVSSALLRIGAEQWDARGRPGRLEFRHGDLLDLGEERFDIVVAMDSLIHYPAAAMLDAVRRLADHTTAEIRFTFAPRTPFLGVMHSVGKLFPRPSRAPGVHPQAARGVRDRLRHALPDWDVDTVGEVRSGFYVSAAARMVRAGGARAVSSRPEAHA